The following proteins are co-located in the Castanea sativa cultivar Marrone di Chiusa Pesio chromosome 8, ASM4071231v1 genome:
- the LOC142608199 gene encoding germin-like protein subfamily 1 member 20, whose protein sequence is MFPIPHQSKNTQNTTQQERTSNMMKLVIVAILALATTLVSAYDPSPLQDFCVAINNTDSAVFVNGQFCKDPATVVANDFFFSGLNIPGNTAANKLGSSVNLVSVNNFPGLNTLGISLARIDFAPYGLNPPHTHPRGTELLVVIEGTLLVGFVTSNPNKLFTKVLNKGDVFVFPIGLIHFQFNIGETNALAFSGLSSQNPGLITIANAVFGSTPPINPDVLIKAFQLDKSVVDYLQKQF, encoded by the exons ATGTTTCCCATCCCTCACCAAAGCAAGAATACGCAAAATACTACACAACAAGAGAGAACCTCAAATATGATGAAACTTGTAATTGTGGCCATTCTGGCTTTGGCAACCACCCTTGTTTCAGCTTATGACCCTAGTCCTTTGCAAGACTTTTGTGTCGCAATTAACAACACCGATTCTGCTG TGTTTGTGAATGGACAATTTTGCAAGGACCCAGCAACTGTCGTAGCCAACGATTTTTTCTTCTCCGGGCTCAATATTCCTGGAAACACAGCTGCAAATAAACTTGGATCAAGTGTCAATCTTGTGAGCGTCAACAATTTTCCAGGTCTCAACACTCTTGGCATATCTTTGGCTCGCATTGACTTTGCACCATATGGCCTGAATCCTCCTCACACTCACCCTCGCGGCACCGAGCTTTTGGTAGTCATAGAGGGTACTCTCTTAGTTGGATTTGTCACGTCCAACCCAAACAAACTCTTCACCAAAGTTCTAAACAAGGGAGACGTCTTTGTATTTCCAATTGGACTGATTCACTTCCAATTCAACATAGGGGAGACCAATGCTCTGGCCTTTTCCGGTCTCAGCAGTCAAAATCCTGGGCTAATCACCATAGCAAATGCAGTCTTCGGATCAACTCCTCCCATCAATCCTGACGTTCTCATCAAGGCCTTCCAATTGGACAAGAGTGTGGTTGATTATCTCCAAAAGCAATTCTAG